One genomic region from Microcystis panniformis FACHB-1757 encodes:
- a CDS encoding SWIM zinc finger family protein has translation MTIPPINEKIIQQNSTNASYQRGQYYYDSGAVISLWQRGQNLQALVSGSEVKPYRVAIDFNQENLENVSCSCPYDYEGWCKHIVAVLLTCSRQPELIIKKASLEELLTPIDESKLRKLLNHLVAKHPEIIETIDKFLVPATPVNKAGGKITINVKAYRNTVRNELRQSLRAIEEDYYEEDPISDEIYALVDEAKDYYQKGEPDNAIAILEAIISACIEEWDNLEDYDGVNDDLSARIDRVLTAAILSKEFNPQEKQDLREKIEQWQHEWSADFEMSLAALQQGWDDPVLEKILRGESANFSEMWSGNIPDYAQTLTSIRLEIFEQQEKDQEYLNLALASGQVVEYLTKLVYLDRIEEAMAASKNMITKNDEAFFFAKALRDESAPESALIIARGGLNFPGNYYYQLALWTSELAQSLGDIDTALAARIKAFQDQPSFSHYQKIESLAGEDWPDLKLDLLDYLREFSGGRSTEAKIDIFLHENLVRDAIKVVSDNSYVQSHLIWRIMDAAATVDPNWVIDRARPPAEKILDEKKADRYEEAIKWLKKARNAFYMSGRREEWQTYRESLIKEHGRKSKFMGLFKHQDLQ, from the coding sequence ATGACTATTCCTCCTATCAATGAAAAAATTATCCAGCAAAATAGCACCAATGCTTCCTATCAGCGCGGTCAATATTATTACGATAGCGGTGCAGTTATTTCTCTTTGGCAACGGGGGCAAAATCTACAAGCTTTAGTGAGTGGTAGTGAGGTTAAACCCTATCGAGTTGCCATAGATTTTAACCAAGAAAACCTTGAGAATGTCTCCTGTTCCTGTCCCTACGATTATGAGGGTTGGTGTAAGCATATTGTGGCGGTTTTATTAACCTGTTCTCGTCAACCAGAATTAATTATCAAAAAAGCATCTTTAGAGGAGTTATTGACACCGATTGATGAAAGTAAATTAAGAAAATTGCTTAATCATTTAGTGGCTAAACACCCAGAAATTATCGAGACAATTGATAAGTTTTTAGTACCAGCTACCCCAGTTAATAAAGCGGGAGGGAAGATAACTATTAATGTCAAAGCTTATCGTAATACTGTCCGTAATGAACTGCGGCAATCCCTGCGAGCGATCGAAGAAGATTACTACGAAGAAGATCCAATTTCTGATGAAATTTATGCCCTGGTGGATGAGGCCAAAGATTATTATCAAAAGGGAGAACCCGATAACGCGATCGCTATTTTAGAAGCAATTATTAGCGCCTGTATCGAGGAATGGGATAATTTAGAAGATTATGATGGGGTCAATGATGATTTAAGTGCTAGAATCGATCGAGTTTTAACTGCGGCAATTTTAAGCAAGGAATTTAATCCCCAAGAAAAGCAAGATTTAAGGGAAAAAATCGAGCAATGGCAGCATGAATGGAGTGCCGATTTTGAGATGAGTTTAGCAGCCTTACAACAGGGATGGGACGATCCAGTTTTAGAGAAGATTTTACGGGGAGAATCGGCTAATTTTTCAGAAATGTGGTCAGGGAATATCCCCGATTATGCCCAAACATTAACTTCTATTCGCTTAGAAATTTTCGAGCAACAGGAAAAAGATCAGGAGTATTTGAATCTAGCTTTAGCTTCAGGACAAGTGGTAGAATACCTAACTAAGTTAGTCTATCTTGATCGCATTGAGGAAGCGATGGCAGCATCAAAAAACATGATAACTAAAAACGATGAAGCCTTCTTTTTTGCCAAAGCTTTACGCGATGAATCCGCACCAGAATCCGCTCTCATAATCGCCAGGGGTGGTCTAAATTTCCCTGGGAATTATTATTATCAATTAGCTCTCTGGACAAGTGAACTAGCGCAATCTTTAGGGGATATAGATACAGCTTTGGCTGCTAGAATTAAGGCATTTCAAGACCAACCTTCCTTTTCCCATTACCAAAAAATTGAGTCTTTAGCTGGGGAAGATTGGCCCGATTTAAAATTAGACTTGTTAGATTACTTGCGCGAGTTTAGCGGTGGACGTTCCACAGAGGCTAAAATCGATATATTTCTCCACGAAAATTTAGTTAGAGATGCAATTAAAGTCGTTTCTGATAATTCCTATGTGCAGTCTCATCTAATTTGGCGGATAATGGATGCGGCTGCTACCGTCGATCCTAACTGGGTAATCGATCGCGCGCGTCCTCCTGCGGAAAAGATACTCGACGAAAAAAAGGCTGATCGCTACGAAGAAGCGATTAAATGGCTGAAAAAAGCTCGTAATGCCTTTTATATGTCGGGAAGACGGGAAGAATGGCAAACTTATCGGGAAAGTTTAATTAAGGAACACGGACGCAAATCGAAATTTATGGGGTTATTTAAACATCAGGATTTACAATAA
- a CDS encoding type II toxin-antitoxin system HicA family toxin, protein MKVRDVIRLLEQDGWYLSRTRGSHRQFKHSLKSGLVTIPGKLSDDLAIKTLRSIFKQAQLNKYLEEGDNN, encoded by the coding sequence ATGAAAGTTAGAGATGTAATTAGATTACTAGAACAAGATGGATGGTATTTATCGAGAACAAGGGGAAGCCACCGACAATTCAAACATTCTCTGAAATCAGGTTTAGTTACTATTCCGGGTAAGCTGTCCGATGATTTAGCGATTAAGACTTTACGGAGTATTTTCAAACAAGCTCAATTGAATAAATATCTAGAAGAAGGAGACAATAACTAA
- a CDS encoding DUF4926 domain-containing protein, with translation MKFDMFSEVQLTEDLPESNLSRGTHAIIVDYCPRPEGQEDGYVLEVLNNQGKAYTVIAVEVSKIESIQNLKQDELQII, from the coding sequence ATGAAATTTGATATGTTTTCCGAAGTTCAATTAACCGAAGATTTGCCAGAATCTAATTTGTCTCGTGGCACTCACGCGATTATCGTGGATTATTGTCCTCGACCCGAAGGCCAAGAGGATGGCTATGTTTTAGAAGTGTTAAATAATCAGGGAAAAGCCTATACAGTTATCGCTGTAGAAGTTTCCAAGATTGAATCGATTCAAAATCTTAAACAGGATGAATTGCAAATTATATAA
- a CDS encoding type II toxin-antitoxin system HicB family antitoxin, producing MRYAIIIEKAENNYSAYVPDLPGCVTTGKTLEEITENMKEAIQFHLDGLQEEGLPIPQPATYCEYIEA from the coding sequence ATGCGTTACGCGATTATTATCGAAAAAGCTGAAAATAACTATTCCGCTTATGTTCCTGATTTACCCGGTTGTGTTACTACAGGTAAAACCCTAGAGGAAATCACAGAAAATATGAAAGAAGCAATTCAATTTCATCTGGATGGATTACAAGAGGAAGGGCTGCCAATTCCCCAACCAGCCACCTATTGCGAGTATATCGAAGCGTAA
- the argZ gene encoding bifunctional arginine dihydrolase/ornithine cyclodeaminase: protein MTETIRFLMCSPDHYDVDYVINPWMEGNIHKSSQEKARQQWQQLYHILKDRALVDLVPPEKGWPDMVFTANAGLVLEKIVVLSRFLHKERQGEEPYFKQWFEDNGFTVHELPKDLPFEGAGDALLDREGRWLWAGYGFRTELDSHPLIAKWLDIEVLSLRLIDERFYHLDTCFCPLSGGYLLYYPDAFDAYSNRLIELKIPEEKRIIVEEADAVNFACNAVNIGEVIVMNKISDDLQYKLASKGFEVVQTPLTEFLKAGGAAKCLTLRTTEPLIPDHHANVTIESRILQLEGHLLDAGIMNKALDVVVGNGGSFKVLNFTLGIERQSTSSAEVRVSAPSHEVMEEIMVQLIDLGAAARPQEICDVNTAVVAQDGVAPDDFYVSTIYPTEVRVNCEWVRVENQRMDAAIVVTESPEGKTAKCTLLRDLKAGDRVMVGVEGIRTIRQAESREQRNSTQEFTFMGAGVSSERRVELTVEQIAWEMRQIRDQGGKVVVTAGPVVIHTGGAQHLSRLIRDGYVHALLGGNAIAVHDMEQAIMGTSLGVDMQKGIPVRGGHRHHLKIINLIRRHGSIAKAVSAGVLTKGVMYECVKNNVPFSLAGSIRDDGPLPDTEMDLIKAQEEYSRLIQGADMILMLSSMLHSIGVGNMTPAGVKMVCVDINPAVVTKLSDRGSVESVGIVTDVGLFLSLLTQQLDKLTRPLVETV, encoded by the coding sequence ATGACTGAAACTATTCGCTTTTTGATGTGTTCTCCCGATCATTACGATGTGGATTATGTGATTAATCCCTGGATGGAGGGCAACATTCACAAATCTTCCCAGGAAAAAGCTAGGCAACAATGGCAGCAGCTTTATCATATTCTCAAAGATCGGGCGCTCGTGGATTTAGTCCCACCAGAAAAAGGCTGGCCCGACATGGTTTTTACCGCTAATGCAGGTTTAGTTCTGGAAAAAATAGTCGTTCTCAGTCGCTTTTTACACAAAGAAAGACAGGGAGAAGAACCCTATTTTAAGCAGTGGTTTGAAGATAACGGTTTTACGGTTCACGAACTGCCCAAAGATTTACCCTTTGAAGGTGCAGGAGACGCATTATTAGATCGGGAAGGACGTTGGTTATGGGCAGGATATGGCTTTAGAACTGAGTTAGATTCTCACCCTTTAATCGCTAAATGGCTCGATATCGAGGTTTTATCCCTACGTTTAATCGATGAACGTTTCTATCACCTTGATACCTGTTTTTGTCCCCTTAGTGGCGGTTATCTACTCTACTATCCTGATGCTTTTGATGCCTATTCTAATCGGTTAATTGAGTTAAAAATTCCCGAAGAAAAACGCATTATCGTTGAAGAAGCGGATGCGGTTAATTTTGCTTGTAATGCAGTGAATATCGGTGAAGTAATCGTCATGAATAAAATTAGTGACGATTTACAATATAAGTTAGCGTCAAAAGGGTTTGAAGTGGTACAAACTCCCCTGACGGAGTTCTTAAAAGCAGGGGGAGCCGCTAAATGTTTAACCCTGCGTACCACCGAACCATTAATTCCAGACCATCACGCAAATGTCACCATTGAAAGTCGCATTCTCCAGCTAGAAGGTCATCTGCTCGACGCGGGAATTATGAATAAAGCTCTCGATGTTGTGGTGGGAAATGGCGGCAGTTTCAAGGTTTTAAACTTCACCTTAGGGATTGAGCGCCAAAGTACCTCCTCGGCCGAAGTGCGCGTTTCTGCACCCTCTCACGAGGTAATGGAGGAGATCATGGTACAATTGATCGACCTCGGTGCGGCCGCTCGTCCTCAAGAAATCTGTGATGTCAATACCGCAGTGGTGGCACAAGATGGGGTCGCTCCCGATGATTTTTATGTCAGCACCATCTATCCCACGGAAGTGCGGGTTAACTGTGAATGGGTGCGGGTGGAAAATCAACGCATGGATGCAGCCATCGTCGTCACTGAAAGTCCGGAAGGCAAAACGGCGAAATGTACTCTGCTGCGGGATTTAAAAGCTGGCGATCGCGTTATGGTGGGAGTTGAGGGCATCCGTACTATCCGACAGGCGGAATCCAGGGAACAACGCAACAGCACCCAGGAATTTACCTTTATGGGTGCGGGGGTTTCCAGCGAGCGCCGAGTCGAGTTAACCGTGGAGCAGATTGCCTGGGAAATGCGCCAAATTCGCGACCAGGGCGGTAAAGTGGTAGTAACGGCAGGTCCGGTGGTCATTCACACTGGAGGAGCGCAACATCTCTCCCGTTTAATCCGCGATGGTTACGTTCACGCTTTACTGGGGGGGAATGCGATCGCAGTTCACGATATGGAACAGGCGATCATGGGTACTTCCTTAGGGGTAGATATGCAGAAAGGCATCCCCGTGCGCGGTGGCCATCGTCACCACCTCAAGATTATCAACCTCATCCGTCGCCACGGCAGCATCGCCAAAGCTGTATCGGCCGGGGTATTGACAAAAGGCGTAATGTATGAATGCGTCAAGAATAATGTCCCCTTCAGTTTGGCCGGTTCAATTCGCGATGATGGTCCGCTTCCGGATACGGAGATGGATTTAATTAAAGCACAGGAAGAATATTCCCGCTTAATTCAAGGTGCAGACATGATTCTCATGCTCTCTAGTATGCTCCATTCCATCGGTGTGGGCAATATGACACCGGCGGGGGTGAAAATGGTCTGTGTTGATATTAACCCGGCCGTGGTGACAAAATTAAGCGATCGAGGTTCCGTAGAATCCGTCGGTATCGTCACCGATGTGGGTTTATTCCTGAGTCTGTTAACCCAACAGTTGGATAAGTTAACCCGTCCCTTGGTAGAAACGGTTTAA
- a CDS encoding GUN4 domain-containing protein, translating into MSLCLNPDCSHKNTPTDKFCHKCGSQLLLRERYRALKLIGQGGFGKTFQAIDEDKPSKPYCVIKQFFPSAQGTGTLQKAAELFKEEAIRLDSLGRYPQIPELYAYFTGNDGRQYLVQEYIEGQNLEQELKQEGVFNEAKIKHLLSEILPILEFIHSKQVIHRDIKPENIIRRKSDNKLILVDFGAAKFVSPLNRSMTGTIIGSAEYIAPEQGNGKAVNASDLYSLGVTCLYLLTGISPFDLFDGGEHEWVWRQWLVDNPVSNDSGNILDKLIEFGTKKRYQSASEVLQALQIKTSVSIPQTTIQKPVNPVISVPQTPPSIQLKSAKGIDYRNLEDLLRRQQWKEADEETMKVMLQAANRTKEGWLEDINNFPCEDLRTIDQLWLKYSNGKFGFSVQAKIYRELSGTREYNERVWNAFGDRVGWRVNNWIYSYWNCTFDLKAPLGHLPFLLTIADNRTFRGYIDETGTRRRGHFVGGALFYRSLASRLVECNI; encoded by the coding sequence ATGAGTCTCTGTCTCAATCCCGATTGTTCGCACAAAAACACCCCCACGGATAAATTCTGTCATAAGTGCGGTTCTCAATTACTGCTCAGAGAACGTTATCGAGCGCTAAAATTAATCGGTCAAGGGGGTTTTGGTAAGACATTTCAAGCGATAGATGAGGATAAACCCTCAAAACCCTATTGTGTGATTAAACAATTTTTCCCGTCAGCGCAGGGAACAGGAACTTTACAAAAAGCAGCAGAATTATTTAAAGAAGAAGCGATTCGTTTAGATAGTTTGGGAAGATACCCACAAATCCCCGAACTTTACGCCTATTTTACCGGTAATGATGGGAGACAATATCTCGTCCAGGAATATATCGAAGGACAAAATCTAGAACAAGAATTAAAACAGGAAGGAGTATTTAACGAAGCCAAAATTAAACATCTTTTGTCAGAGATTTTACCGATTCTAGAATTTATTCATAGTAAACAAGTAATTCATCGCGACATTAAACCAGAAAATATTATTCGCAGAAAAAGCGATAATAAATTGATTTTAGTGGACTTTGGCGCAGCAAAATTTGTCAGTCCTTTAAATCGTTCCATGACGGGAACAATTATCGGTTCTGCCGAATATATTGCCCCTGAACAGGGAAATGGTAAGGCAGTTAATGCCAGTGATTTGTATAGTTTGGGTGTAACTTGCCTTTATTTATTAACTGGAATATCTCCCTTTGATTTATTCGATGGGGGGGAACATGAATGGGTATGGCGACAGTGGTTAGTGGATAATCCTGTTAGTAATGATTCAGGGAATATTCTGGATAAATTAATCGAGTTCGGCACGAAAAAACGCTATCAATCCGCCTCGGAAGTGTTGCAAGCTTTGCAGATAAAAACATCAGTCTCTATACCCCAGACAACTATTCAAAAACCCGTTAATCCCGTTATTTCCGTTCCCCAAACTCCCCCATCTATTCAGCTTAAAAGTGCCAAAGGAATCGATTATCGGAACTTAGAAGATTTATTAAGACGGCAGCAATGGAAAGAAGCGGACGAAGAAACCATGAAGGTAATGCTACAGGCTGCCAATCGCACAAAAGAAGGATGGCTAGAGGATATCAATAATTTTCCCTGCGAGGATTTGCGAACCATTGACCAATTATGGTTGAAATATAGTAACGGAAAATTTGGCTTTTCTGTGCAGGCGAAAATTTACCGCGAACTCAGTGGGACGCGGGAGTATAATGAAAGAGTTTGGAACGCTTTCGGAGATAGGGTAGGCTGGCGAGTGAATAATTGGATATACAGCTACTGGAATTGTACTTTTGACCTAAAAGCACCCCTAGGACACCTCCCGTTTTTATTGACGATAGCCGACAACAGGACATTTCGTGGTTATATTGACGAGACCGGGACGCGTAGGCGAGGACATTTCGTGGGGGGGGCGTTGTTTTATAGGTCTCTCGCGTCGAGACTTGTAGAATGTAACATATAA
- a CDS encoding helix-turn-helix domain-containing protein, with the protein MNESLYKYHRQKLEQLMAKIGCKNLEELSRLSGLSSWQLQRVRHGLIAKLSSESLVKLANGLQLPVSDLLAHFQIPTIGTEDRSGELKILEQEYQNLQQKLDKQKEELAAEFQSQSIEAIESWLVQWPTAEAVARKNPDLAAVKILSLVKPIMQLLERWGVQPIHSVGDHVSYDPQIHQLIDGQAEIGTPVLVRYRGYRHGEKLLYRAKVSLIKVEMPEIQPAETENVTA; encoded by the coding sequence ATGAATGAGTCCTTATATAAATATCATCGGCAAAAATTAGAGCAGTTAATGGCAAAAATTGGCTGTAAAAACCTAGAAGAATTGAGTCGGTTATCGGGTCTATCTTCTTGGCAATTGCAGAGAGTTCGCCATGGTTTAATCGCCAAATTATCCTCTGAATCTTTGGTGAAATTAGCTAATGGGCTGCAGCTGCCAGTTAGTGATCTTCTCGCTCATTTTCAAATTCCGACGATTGGGACAGAGGATCGTTCAGGGGAATTAAAAATTCTCGAACAAGAGTATCAAAATTTACAGCAAAAATTAGACAAGCAAAAAGAAGAATTAGCCGCAGAATTTCAAAGTCAAAGCATCGAAGCGATCGAATCTTGGTTAGTTCAATGGCCCACGGCCGAGGCCGTTGCCCGCAAAAATCCCGACCTAGCAGCGGTGAAAATCCTCTCCTTAGTTAAACCGATTATGCAGTTACTGGAGCGCTGGGGAGTACAACCAATTCACAGTGTCGGTGATCATGTTAGTTATGATCCGCAGATCCATCAATTGATCGATGGTCAGGCAGAAATTGGTACACCTGTTCTAGTGCGTTATCGGGGCTATCGTCATGGGGAAAAACTACTTTATCGTGCTAAAGTGAGTTTAATTAAAGTAGAAATGCCAGAAATTCAACCAGCAGAAACAGAAAATGTCACCGCTTAA
- a CDS encoding DUF6883 domain-containing protein gives MPYLNPNATIAPAKLTRYLLVLQPKDDKSGFLAQAGYNLDNWQVLEQDLRRILLNEATLNKQTKFGDIYEIKGLLQGVNGINLRVSTYWIIDSLTKETRFVTLLPD, from the coding sequence ATGCCTTATTTAAATCCCAATGCGACAATCGCACCAGCTAAATTAACCCGGTATTTGCTAGTTTTACAACCCAAAGATGATAAATCAGGCTTTCTGGCACAAGCGGGATATAATTTAGACAACTGGCAGGTATTGGAACAAGATTTAAGACGTATTCTTCTCAACGAGGCCACCTTAAATAAACAAACAAAGTTCGGTGATATTTATGAAATTAAAGGACTTTTACAAGGGGTCAACGGGATAAACTTACGAGTCTCTACCTATTGGATTATCGACTCACTTACGAAAGAAACAAGATTTGTGACTTTATTACCAGATTAA
- a CDS encoding M28 family metallopeptidase has protein sequence MFDLLSDRLSQHLEQIVRERNPFFSSQGHFYVREYLRQELGNWGKVESHFFPFQGKVYENLILDLPNNSQKPPILIGAHYDTVPGSPGADDNATGLAVLLELARFFGENQANYPIRLIAFDLEEYGLLGSIAYSEKLKQTKQDLRLMLSLEMLGYCDKNPHSQKYPAFLEYFYPNTGDFIALIGNLKTREDLKFLSRVLRENQTPCEWLPVIFAGYIVPDTRRSDHSPFWDCGYSAIMVTDTANMRNPYYHSSQDTIATLDLNFLTRVCQGLCFGLQSLPIR, from the coding sequence ATGTTTGATCTTCTTAGCGATCGCTTAAGCCAACACCTAGAACAAATTGTCCGAGAGAGAAACCCTTTTTTCTCTAGTCAAGGACATTTTTATGTGCGAGAATACCTGCGGCAAGAGTTAGGCAATTGGGGAAAGGTTGAATCACATTTTTTCCCATTTCAGGGAAAAGTTTACGAAAATTTAATCTTGGATTTGCCTAACAACAGTCAAAAACCTCCGATTTTAATTGGCGCTCATTATGACACGGTGCCGGGGTCGCCAGGGGCCGACGATAACGCCACGGGATTAGCGGTATTATTAGAATTAGCGAGGTTTTTTGGGGAAAATCAGGCTAATTATCCAATTCGTTTAATTGCCTTCGATCTAGAAGAATACGGATTACTGGGGAGCATTGCATATTCGGAAAAATTAAAACAAACTAAGCAGGATTTAAGGTTAATGTTGTCCTTAGAAATGCTCGGTTACTGTGATAAAAATCCCCATTCTCAAAAATATCCAGCTTTTCTAGAATATTTTTACCCCAACACTGGGGATTTTATTGCTTTGATTGGCAATCTCAAAACCCGCGAGGATTTAAAGTTTCTCAGTCGAGTCCTGCGGGAAAATCAGACTCCCTGCGAATGGTTGCCGGTAATTTTTGCAGGTTATATCGTCCCCGATACTCGACGCAGCGATCATTCTCCCTTTTGGGATTGCGGTTATTCGGCAATTATGGTGACAGATACTGCTAATATGCGTAATCCCTATTATCATAGTTCTCAGGATACAATCGCTACTTTGGACTTAAATTTCCTAACAAGAGTCTGTCAAGGTCTTTGTTTTGGATTGCAATCTTTACCGATAAGATAA
- a CDS encoding ParB N-terminal domain-containing protein, producing the protein MCYSEDTMEIKNIPLSQIRRPLPRQTDPEKVNQLMQSIAEEGLREPIDVLEVDGKYYGFSGCHRFAAHQRLGKETILCRVRRAPKSVLAKHIA; encoded by the coding sequence ATGTGCTATAGTGAAGACACTATGGAAATTAAAAACATTCCTCTGTCCCAAATTCGTCGTCCTTTACCGCGACAAACCGATCCCGAAAAAGTTAATCAGTTGATGCAATCGATCGCTGAGGAGGGATTACGGGAACCGATCGATGTTTTGGAGGTGGATGGTAAATACTACGGTTTTTCCGGTTGCCATCGCTTTGCCGCTCATCAGCGTCTCGGTAAAGAAACAATTCTCTGTCGAGTTCGTCGCGCTCCTAAATCTGTTTTAGCTAAACACATCGCTTAA
- a CDS encoding flavin monoamine oxidase family protein, whose translation MTNLQWTSYDCIVVGAGLAGLIAARNLQRQGHQVLVIEARNRYGGRMSGQYLPSGQWIDRGGQWVGPTQERFLALLDEYKIRRFPSPNQGKTVLVFNNKRYEFNGFFQGFHEGEVPDIGAAEWQDAMSAWARFQELAKTLPSGYPQSNDHTKKLDSKTFAQWIEENTSTDFGQWYFAYMARAVGFLGPAEPQQVSLLHVLWGQNCAPQAEHPEAELIHGGAGQIPDKIAAELGERIRLGEPVVRLNYDSASVTVETSQNTFTAKFAIIAMPPHLAGRIIYHPPLPPQRQQLTQRVPMGCCAKVLISYEQPFWRKQGLAGLAQGNCQWLELCADSSDPETGVGVMATFVVGDRYNRWRSMSSPARRAAVLSDLAIYFGQEALFPISYDEVDWPGDTWTGGAYSAFMPPGVWTSFGEALFTPVGPIHWAGTEMADRWPGFFEGAIRTGEAAADQIALLLREK comes from the coding sequence ATGACAAATCTCCAGTGGACTAGCTATGATTGTATCGTTGTCGGGGCAGGATTAGCAGGATTAATCGCCGCGCGGAATCTCCAGAGGCAAGGTCATCAAGTTCTGGTGATCGAAGCGCGAAATCGTTACGGTGGTAGAATGTCTGGTCAATATCTCCCCTCCGGACAGTGGATCGATCGAGGTGGTCAGTGGGTGGGTCCAACCCAAGAGCGTTTTTTAGCCCTTCTTGATGAGTATAAAATACGTCGTTTTCCCTCTCCCAATCAGGGAAAAACCGTCCTAGTCTTTAACAACAAACGCTATGAATTCAATGGTTTTTTTCAAGGTTTCCACGAGGGAGAAGTACCCGATATCGGCGCGGCAGAATGGCAAGATGCGATGTCAGCATGGGCGCGTTTTCAAGAACTAGCCAAAACTCTACCTTCAGGTTATCCCCAAAGCAACGATCACACCAAAAAACTAGACAGTAAAACTTTTGCCCAGTGGATTGAAGAAAACACCAGCACAGATTTTGGTCAATGGTATTTTGCTTATATGGCCCGTGCAGTGGGTTTTCTCGGGCCGGCCGAACCCCAGCAAGTCTCACTGCTGCACGTTCTTTGGGGACAAAATTGCGCCCCTCAGGCCGAACATCCAGAAGCCGAACTGATCCATGGCGGAGCCGGACAAATTCCCGACAAGATCGCGGCGGAATTAGGAGAGCGAATTCGACTGGGGGAACCGGTTGTTCGCCTTAATTATGACTCGGCCAGTGTGACCGTAGAAACCAGCCAGAACACTTTTACTGCCAAATTTGCCATCATTGCCATGCCGCCCCATCTCGCCGGCCGCATTATTTATCATCCCCCGCTGCCACCCCAGCGACAACAACTAACCCAACGAGTACCGATGGGATGCTGCGCTAAAGTCCTGATTTCCTATGAGCAACCCTTCTGGCGAAAACAGGGACTAGCGGGACTTGCCCAAGGGAATTGTCAATGGTTGGAACTCTGTGCTGATAGTTCCGATCCCGAAACCGGCGTCGGGGTAATGGCCACCTTTGTGGTTGGCGATCGCTATAACCGTTGGCGCTCCATGAGTAGTCCGGCGCGCCGTGCCGCCGTCCTCTCGGATTTAGCTATTTATTTCGGTCAAGAGGCTCTTTTCCCGATCAGTTACGATGAGGTGGATTGGCCCGGGGATACCTGGACTGGTGGCGCATATTCCGCCTTTATGCCCCCCGGAGTCTGGACAAGTTTCGGCGAGGCTCTTTTTACTCCCGTCGGACCGATTCACTGGGCCGGCACAGAAATGGCCGATCGCTGGCCGGGATTTTTTGAGGGAGCGATCCGCACCGGTGAGGCGGCAGCCGATCAAATCGCCTTGCTTTTGCGGGAAAAATGA